A genomic window from Populus alba chromosome 19, ASM523922v2, whole genome shotgun sequence includes:
- the LOC118036193 gene encoding uncharacterized protein: protein MFMMQDLVPGIPALIKSQVLISKNTAENAFKVVEIELGLIYDMLYTKAPLIYSRAGIILRSISFLLTFTALISFQILIDKHAYSTIDTTITYLLFAAAVFLEFYAFICLVFSDWTMIWLSDEGGNALSSALYSPIRKLTKSKRWSRSIAQYNLISSSIENTPLGCLKSLGINEKMRQIFVHRVDMSVDLQHFIFRHLQKKAEDMKEDFCLIDKNRRGKITDQRGDGVLERKGLLQNYMWCTTEVEFSRSILVWHLATEICYLSDKAASNVPNEEYETSRCLSEYMMYLLVMRPNMLSMGIGDEGYLDTLQDLQRLIPNKTRGDQAKKGVVDGILRSELSLDDITFQSLWKIAKSVVIGGEKLARQLQSSESKKRWEIINEVWIEMLAYAAAHCPWKEHTHQLRRGGELLTHVFLLMLHLGLSEQYEFTRFDGDEVSVLEFFSSDESRKYQLAVEKYAKGIVDMSMSKPVEALYRYLAKTADTSLSGPDEEEDEEHLLALIQR from the exons ATGTTTATGATGCAGGATCTTGTCCCTGGCATTCCTGCACTAATAAAAAGCCAGGTGCTGATTTCCAAAAATACAGCAGAAAACGCCTTCAAGGTGGTAGAGATTGAGCTTGGATTAATATATGACATGCTTTACACTAAAGCACCCCTGATTTACTCCCGTGCCGGAATCATTCTTCGCTCTATTAGTTTTCTGCTCACATTTACTGCGCTTATTTCCTTCCAAATCCTGATTGACAAGCATGCCTACTCAACTATCGACACTACAATCACATATTTATTGTTTGCAGCCGCTGTTTTTCTCGAGTTTTATGCTTTTATATGCCTTGTTTTCTCTGACTGGACAATGATCTGGTTGTCTGATGAAGGAGGGAACGCCCTGAGTAGTGCTCTTTATTCTCCGATAAGGAAGCTAACTAAGAGCAAGAGGTGGTCAAGATCCATTGCACAGTATAACCTGATAAGCTCTTCCATTGAAAACACGCCACTTGGATGTTTGAAATCACTGGGAATCAATGAAAAGATGAGGCAGATTTTTGTGCATAGGGTAGATATGAGTGTTGATCtacaacattttattttcagaCATCTTCAAAAGAAAGCTGAGGATATGaaggaagatttttgtttaattgataaGAATCGCAGAGGTAAAATAACAGATCAGAGGGGAGATGGTGTGCTAGAAAGAAAGGGACTGTTACAGAACTACATGTGGTGCACAACTGAAGTAGAATTCAGTCGGAGCATTCTTGTATGGCATCTCGCAACAGAGATTTGTTATCTTAGTGATAAAGCTGCAAGTAATGTCCCCAATGAAGAATATGAAACAAGCAGATGTTTATCTGAATACATGATGTATCTGTTGGTGATGAGACCAAATATGCTCTCTATGGGAATCGGTGACGAGGGATATCTAGATACTTTGCAAGACTTGCAGCGTCTAATTCCGAACAAAACAAGAGGCGATCAGGCGAAGAAGGGTGTTGTTGATGGAATTTTACGTTCCGAATTGTCTCTTGATGATATAACGTTTCAAAGTCTCTGGAAAATAGCAAAGTCAGTGGTGATCGGTGGGGAAAAGCTCGCCAGGCAATTGCAGTCATCGGAATCCAAGAAGCGATGGGAGATTATAAATGAAGTTTGGATAGAAATGCTTGCTTATGCAGCAGCTCATTGTCCATGGAAAGAACATACTCATCAACTGAGAAGAGGTGGCGAGTTACTCACCCATGTCTTCCTTCTCATGCTACATCTTGGTTTGAGCGAACAGTATGAATTCACGCGATTTGACGGTGACGAAGTCAGTGTATTGGAGTTTTTTTCATCG GATGAGAGTCGAAAATATCAGTTGGCCGTAGAGAAATACGCAAAAGGTATTGTAGACATGTCAATGTCAAAACCTGTCGAG GCCTTATACAGATATTTGGCTAAAACTGCAGACACATCACTGTCTGGTCCCGATGAG gaggaagatgaagaacATCTCCTGGCGTTAATTCAGAGATAA
- the LOC118036195 gene encoding probable fructokinase-5 translates to MTTNPTPLIVSFGEMLIDFVPDVAGVSLAESGGFIKAPGGAPANVACAITKLGGKSAFIGKVGDDEFGHMLVDILKKNGVNSEGVCYDPHARTALAFVTLKKNGEREFMFYRNPSADMLLQESELNMGLLKQAKVFHYGSISLISEPCRSAHLTAMKAAREAGTLLSYDPNVRLPLWPSSDAARDGIKSIWNEADFIKVSDDEVAFLTQGDPQKEDVVLSLWHDRLKLLVVTDGEKGCRYFTKSFKGRVPGFSVKVVDTTGAGDAFVGSLLLSVAKDTSIFDNEEKLREALSFSNACGAICTTQKGAIPALPSGSDALALMKSKAN, encoded by the exons ATGACGACTAACCCTACCCCATTGATCGTCTCTTTTGGAGAGATGCTCATTGATTTTGTGCCTGATGTTGCTGGAGTTTCATTGGCGGAGTCTGGTGGCTTCATCAAAGCACCTGGTGGCGCACCTGCTAATGTTGCTTGTGCCATCACCAAGCTTGGTGGAAAATCTGCCTTCATTGGCAAG GTTGGAGATGATGAGTTTGGCCACATGCTAGTTGACATCTTGAAGAAGAATGGTGTGAACAGTGAAGGAGTGTGCTATGATCCACATGCCAGAACTGCTCTGGCATTTGTGACCCTGAAGAAAAATGGAGAGAGGGAGTTCATGTTCTATAGAAACCCTAGTGCTGATATGCTACTGCAGGAATCTGAGTTGAACATGGGTCTCCTCAAGCAGGCCAAGGTATTCCACTACGGATCTATAAGTTTGATATCTGAGCCATGCAGATCGGCTCACTTGACAGCCATGAAAGCCGCCAGGGAAGCTGGGACATTGCTTTCTTATGATCCAAATGTGAGGCTGCCTCTGTGGCCGTCTTCTGATGCTGCTAGAGATGGGATCAAGAGCATCTGGAATGAAGCTGATTTCATCAAG GTTAGTGATGATGAGGTGGCATTCCTGACACAAGGGGATCCCCAGAAGGAAGATGTGGTTCTGTCCCTCTGGCATGATCGCCTCAAGCTACTGGTTGTCACCGATGGAGAAAAGGGTTGCAGATACTTTACTAAG AGTTTCAAAGGAAGAGTGCCTGGGTTTTCAGTGAAGGTAGTTGATACCACTGGAGCTGGTGATGCTTTTGTTGGTTCACTCCTCCTTTCTGTTGCCAAGGACACTTCAATTTTTGAT AATGAAGAGAAACTGAGGGAGGCTTTGTCATTTTCAAATGCATGTGGAGCCATTTGCACCACTCAGAAAGGAGCAATTCCAGCCCTTCCTTCTGGTTCTGATGCTCTTGCACTTATGAAGTCCAAGGCCAACTAG
- the LOC118036196 gene encoding putative clathrin assembly protein At1g33340 — protein sequence MGVVDIQGKLRMALGAVKDHASIGRAMICSHHEGKDFSCIEVAVVRATGHDSGPIDDKHMHEILFLVSNSPGSIHFLAERISRRLGKTRDNLVALKTLSLTHRLLRGGNRCFEQQLRNAHASGHLQMSTRCFLRNISDPSVSFIHKYAAYLEERIGWVINQAGKLEPVMSQGDLESRCYDEKSIDMVFRKLPKCQVFIDRVLDCSPFNISPLDNLAQAAMSNTLKESFQVYKTYSEGVAALVNMFFDLTRAARALACQILRRASQQSQELHNLFENCKRIIENKNLDYPVVQIITMDHLMALDQFSTYIATSRSSSVLSKNASTPPILDCITKSEGDEKDAGNFSWSPTLFSCTLETKISKVWVVFED from the coding sequence atgggGGTGGTGGACATACAAGGCAAGCTCCGAATGGCTCTTGGCGCAGTGAAGGATCATGCATCAATTGGGAGAGCCATGATCTGCAGTCATCATGAAGGGAAGGATTTTTCCTGCATAGAGGTCGCCGTCGTGCGTGCAACCGGCCATGATAGTGGCCCCATTGACGACAAACACATGCATGAGATCCTCTTCTTGGTCTCGAACTCTCCCGGATCCATCCACTTTCTTGCCGAGAGGATTTCTCGCCGCCTTGGCAAGACCAGAGACAACCTGGTTGCCCTCAAGACACTCTCTCTAACTCATCGACTCCTTCGTGGAGGCAATCGATGCTTCGAGCAACAGCTGCGTAATGCGCATGCTTCAGGCCATCTCCAAATGAGTACTCGCTGCTTCCTAAGGAACATTTCAGATCCTTCCGTGAGCTTCATACACAAATATGCAGCTTATCTAGAGGAAAGAATAGGGTGGGTCATCAATCAAGCAGGGAAGCTTGAACCTGTTATGTCCCAAGGAGATCTGGAATCTCGATGCTATGATGAAAAGTCCATCGATATGGTGTTCAGAAAATTGCCAAAATGTCAAGTGTTTATAGATAGAGTTTTAGATTGTTCGCCGTTCAATATTTCGCCTTTAGATAATCTTGCTCAAGCAGCTATGAGCAATACCTTGAAAGAGAGCTTCCAAGTTTACAAGACATACAGTGAAGGTGTGGCAGCTCTTGTTAATATGTTCTTTGATTTAACAAGGGCAGCTAGAGCCTTGGCCTGTCAAATACTAAGGAGGGCTTCTCAGCAAAGCCaggagcttcataatttgtttgagAATTGCAAACGAATTATCGAAAACAAGAACTTGGACTATCCAGTGGTACAAATCATCACCATGGATCATCTTATGGCACTGGACCAGTTTTCGACCTATATTGCAACTTCCCGCAGCTCGTCAGTCCTGAGCAAGAATGCTTCAACACCTCCCATTTTGGATTGCATAACAAAGTCAGAAGGTGATGAGAAGGATGCGGGTAATTTTAGCTGGTCACCAACTCTTTTCTCTTGCACATTGGAGACTAAAATAAGCAAGGTTTGGGTGGTTTTTGAAGATTAA
- the LOC118036197 gene encoding uncharacterized protein isoform X1 produces the protein MAVSAHSLLKSMLLLRLPITTNTIVPPRISRPSSPLNLISCHYLNASNRTKSRHFHSPTLYTRTAETPKKLLICFNYNTSASHGNGTNYLELTDDELMRQCEMDTFKASGPGGQHRNKRESAVRLKHLPTGIIAQAVEDRSQHMNRASALKRLRALLAIRVRNSLDIDSYTPPLELLQILPLKSTIRGSDCGPQIGPKNPKFILGMQALLDVIFAVEGSISEAGKLLGLSTGALSRLILSDDSLRMAVNDLRNSKGLKPLR, from the exons ATGGCAGTTTCAGCTCATTCGCTACTAAAATCAATGCTTCTCCTCAGACTTCCAATCACAACCAACACCATTGTTCCTCCCCGCATATCTCGTCCATCTTCtcctttaaatttgatctcttgCCATTATCTCAACGCTTCTAACAGAACCAAATCAAGACATTTTCACTCACCAACCTTGTACACAAGAACTGCAGAAACCccaaaaaaactcttaatttgCTTCAATTATAACACTTCTGCAAGTCATGGTAATGGTACAAACTACTTAGAATTGACAGATGATGAACTGATGAGACAGTGTGAGATGGACACGTTCAAGGCCTCAGGCCCAGGTGGTCAGCACCGTAACAAGCGTGAGTCTGCTGTCCGTCTCAAGCACCTCCCTACTGGGATTATTGCTCAG GCTGTTGAGGACCGCTCACAGCATATGAATCGTGCTTCGGCTTTGAAACGCCTGCGCGCTCTATTAGCTATCAGAG tTAGGAACAGTTTGGATATTGATTCGTATACACCTCCATTGGAACTGCTTCAAATTCTTCCTCTTAAATCAACAATCAGAGGATCAGATTGTGGTCCACAAATTGGACCCAAGAATCCTAAATTTATCTTG GGAATGCAAGCGTTGCTGGATGTAATCTTTGCTGTTGAAGGCTCTATATCGGAAGCAGGGAAATTACTAGG GTTAAGCACAGGGGCTCTGTCACGTTTGATACTATCAGATGATTCTCTTAGGATGGCAGTGAATGATTTGAGGAATTCGAAG GGTTTAAAGCCTCTAAGGTAG
- the LOC118036197 gene encoding uncharacterized protein isoform X2: MAVSAHSLLKSMLLLRLPITTNTIVPPRISRPSSPLNLISCHYLNASNRTKSRHFHSPTLYTRTAETPKKLLICFNYNTSASHGNGTNYLELTDDELMRQCEMDTFKASGPGGQHRNKRESAVRLKHLPTGIIAQAVEDRSQHMNRASALKRLRALLAIRVRNSLDIDSYTPPLELLQILPLKSTIRGSDCGPQIGPKNPKFILGMQALLDVIFAVEGSISEAGKLLGLSTGALSRLILSDDSLRMAVNDLRNSKV, encoded by the exons ATGGCAGTTTCAGCTCATTCGCTACTAAAATCAATGCTTCTCCTCAGACTTCCAATCACAACCAACACCATTGTTCCTCCCCGCATATCTCGTCCATCTTCtcctttaaatttgatctcttgCCATTATCTCAACGCTTCTAACAGAACCAAATCAAGACATTTTCACTCACCAACCTTGTACACAAGAACTGCAGAAACCccaaaaaaactcttaatttgCTTCAATTATAACACTTCTGCAAGTCATGGTAATGGTACAAACTACTTAGAATTGACAGATGATGAACTGATGAGACAGTGTGAGATGGACACGTTCAAGGCCTCAGGCCCAGGTGGTCAGCACCGTAACAAGCGTGAGTCTGCTGTCCGTCTCAAGCACCTCCCTACTGGGATTATTGCTCAG GCTGTTGAGGACCGCTCACAGCATATGAATCGTGCTTCGGCTTTGAAACGCCTGCGCGCTCTATTAGCTATCAGAG tTAGGAACAGTTTGGATATTGATTCGTATACACCTCCATTGGAACTGCTTCAAATTCTTCCTCTTAAATCAACAATCAGAGGATCAGATTGTGGTCCACAAATTGGACCCAAGAATCCTAAATTTATCTTG GGAATGCAAGCGTTGCTGGATGTAATCTTTGCTGTTGAAGGCTCTATATCGGAAGCAGGGAAATTACTAGG GTTAAGCACAGGGGCTCTGTCACGTTTGATACTATCAGATGATTCTCTTAGGATGGCAGTGAATGATTTGAGGAATTCGAAGGTATAG